The Altererythrobacter sp. Root672 genome includes a window with the following:
- a CDS encoding potassium channel family protein, which translates to MIERPNPTEQKHTQSVRARKFTPLRRAVKVPVWADAGLRLGAALALVFIVVLIHWIGRDGLKDSHDGQVSFLDVFYFTMISITTTGFGDIAPVSNSARLVEAVIVTPIRVAVLFIFVGAAYNFVIKHGWEKWRMARIQEQLSDHIVVLGYGISGAEAVAELIARGTEANCIVVMDTDPERLEAAEELGCNVIEADATRDEHLIAVQIAKARSVLVSAGRDDASILIVLTARHLAPGVPISVVIRATDNEVLAIQAGADNVINPVRFTGLLLAGSSQGAHVAEYLADLASVSGKVQLVERPVQPEEIGKSLHDLATGGQGLRLYRDGKPYGFWEAEARSLQAGDLVVEIKPTEATECETDPV; encoded by the coding sequence ATGATCGAGCGGCCCAACCCGACGGAGCAGAAACACACTCAGTCGGTCAGGGCCCGCAAGTTCACTCCGCTGCGCCGGGCGGTCAAAGTCCCGGTCTGGGCCGATGCCGGCCTGCGTCTCGGCGCTGCGCTCGCCCTGGTGTTCATCGTGGTGCTGATCCACTGGATCGGCCGCGACGGCCTGAAGGACAGCCACGACGGCCAGGTCAGCTTCCTCGACGTGTTCTATTTCACGATGATCTCGATCACCACGACCGGGTTTGGCGACATCGCCCCGGTCAGCAACAGTGCTCGACTAGTAGAGGCGGTGATCGTCACGCCGATCCGCGTGGCGGTGCTCTTCATCTTCGTCGGCGCGGCATATAATTTCGTCATCAAGCATGGTTGGGAGAAATGGCGCATGGCTCGCATCCAGGAACAGCTTTCGGACCACATCGTCGTGCTGGGCTACGGCATCTCCGGCGCCGAAGCGGTGGCTGAACTGATCGCGCGGGGTACCGAGGCGAATTGCATCGTGGTGATGGACACCGATCCCGAACGGCTTGAGGCTGCAGAGGAACTCGGCTGCAACGTGATCGAGGCCGATGCCACGCGCGACGAGCATCTCATCGCCGTGCAGATCGCCAAGGCGCGCTCCGTGCTGGTGTCAGCCGGGCGAGATGACGCCTCGATCCTGATCGTGCTGACCGCCCGCCACCTCGCGCCGGGCGTGCCGATCAGCGTCGTCATCCGCGCCACCGACAACGAGGTCCTGGCGATCCAGGCCGGGGCCGACAATGTGATCAATCCCGTGCGCTTCACCGGGCTGCTGCTCGCGGGGAGTTCGCAAGGCGCGCATGTGGCCGAATATCTCGCCGACCTCGCCTCGGTCAGCGGCAAGGTCCAGTTGGTCGAACGGCCGGTGCAGCCCGAGGAGATCGGCAAGTCGCTCCACGACCTCGCCACTGGCGGCCAGGGCCTGCGGCTCTATCGCGATGGCAAGCCCTACGGCTTCTGGGAGGCCGAGGCGCGATCGCTCCAGGCCGGAGACCTCGTGGTCGAGATCAAGCCGACCGAAGCGACCGAGTGCGAAACGGACCCCGTCTAG
- the rimO gene encoding 30S ribosomal protein S12 methylthiotransferase RimO yields the protein MVSLGCPKALVDSERILTRLRADGYAMSPDYQGADVVVVNTCGFLDSAKEESLEAIGEAIAENGRVIVTGCMGDEADVIRARFPEVLAVTGAHQYEQVVEAVHEAAPPTQGPYVDLIPQPDEGGIKLTPRHYSYLKISEGCNHSCAFCIIPQLRGKLASRRIDAVLREAEKLVAAGTKELLVISQDTSAYGVDTRHQEQMWKGQLVRAHMTDLARELGQLRTPQGETPWVRMHYVYPYPHVDAVIPLMAEGLLTPYLDIPFQHASPKVLKAMKRPANEAKVLERIKAWRQIVPDLTIRSSFVVGFPGETEEDFEYLLDWLDHAQLDRVGAFRFEPVAGAAANDLPDQVPEAIKEERYARIMAVTERISAAKLQAKIGRTLPVIIDEVGEPDEDGDIGATGRSQADAPEIDGAVYLRNVPATLAQGDIVQVTIEDADAHDLFGVIG from the coding sequence ATGGTCAGCCTTGGCTGCCCCAAGGCCCTAGTCGATTCCGAGCGCATCCTCACGCGCCTGCGCGCCGATGGCTATGCCATGAGCCCCGATTACCAGGGTGCCGATGTGGTCGTGGTCAACACTTGCGGCTTCCTCGATTCCGCCAAGGAAGAAAGCCTCGAGGCGATCGGCGAAGCCATTGCCGAAAACGGCCGCGTGATCGTGACCGGCTGCATGGGTGACGAAGCCGACGTGATCCGCGCCCGCTTCCCCGAAGTGCTCGCCGTCACCGGCGCCCACCAGTACGAACAGGTCGTCGAAGCCGTCCACGAAGCCGCGCCGCCGACCCAGGGCCCATACGTCGACCTGATCCCCCAGCCGGATGAAGGCGGCATCAAGCTCACCCCGCGCCACTACAGCTACCTCAAGATCTCCGAGGGCTGTAACCACTCCTGCGCGTTCTGCATCATCCCCCAGCTGCGCGGAAAGCTCGCCAGCCGCCGGATCGATGCCGTGCTGCGCGAGGCGGAGAAGCTGGTCGCGGCCGGCACCAAGGAGCTGCTGGTGATCAGCCAGGACACCAGCGCCTATGGCGTCGACACCCGCCACCAGGAGCAGATGTGGAAGGGCCAACTGGTCCGCGCCCACATGACCGACCTCGCTCGCGAGCTCGGCCAGCTGCGCACCCCACAGGGCGAAACGCCCTGGGTGCGCATGCACTACGTCTACCCCTACCCCCACGTCGACGCGGTCATCCCGCTGATGGCGGAAGGGCTGCTGACGCCGTACCTCGACATCCCGTTCCAGCACGCGAGCCCCAAGGTGCTCAAGGCGATGAAGCGCCCGGCCAACGAGGCCAAGGTGCTCGAACGGATCAAGGCCTGGCGCCAGATCGTGCCCGACCTCACCATCCGCAGCAGCTTCGTCGTCGGCTTCCCGGGAGAGACTGAGGAAGACTTCGAATACCTGCTCGACTGGCTCGACCACGCCCAGCTCGACCGCGTCGGAGCGTTCCGCTTCGAACCGGTGGCCGGCGCAGCTGCCAACGACTTGCCGGACCAGGTGCCTGAAGCGATCAAGGAAGAACGCTACGCCCGGATCATGGCCGTGACCGAGCGGATCAGCGCCGCCAAGCTCCAGGCGAAAATCGGCCGCACGCTGCCGGTAATCATCGACGAAGTCGGCGAGCCCGACGAGGACGGCGACATCGGCGCCACCGGCCGCAGCCAGGCCGACGCGCCGGAGATCGACGGTGCCGTGTACTTGCGCAACGTGCCCGCCACTTTGGCGCAAGGCGACATCGTCCAGGTCACGATAGAGGACGCCGACGCGCACGACCTGTTCGGGGTGATTGGCTGA
- a CDS encoding DUF1761 domain-containing protein: MGPVNWLAVVLGAVAFFAVGAVWYSFLFSKAWQREVGMGAPEIEAARAKGASHFVKIMGLTLVLELIVSWMLGHLVARTSPSPHVIMMFAFGFGAFLMTPAIGINYLYQNRSLKLFLIDAGHFIVGTAAMGAVHVLLS; encoded by the coding sequence ATGGGACCTGTGAATTGGCTGGCCGTCGTGCTCGGCGCCGTGGCGTTCTTCGCGGTTGGGGCGGTCTGGTACAGCTTCCTGTTCAGCAAGGCGTGGCAGCGCGAAGTCGGCATGGGCGCGCCCGAAATTGAAGCGGCTAGAGCCAAGGGCGCCAGTCACTTCGTCAAGATCATGGGCCTGACCCTGGTGCTGGAACTGATCGTGTCGTGGATGCTGGGGCACCTGGTCGCCCGGACCAGTCCCTCGCCGCACGTGATCATGATGTTCGCGTTCGGGTTCGGCGCCTTTCTCATGACGCCGGCGATCGGGATCAACTACCTCTACCAGAACCGTTCGCTGAAGCTGTTCCTGATCGACGCCGGCCACTTCATCGTCGGCACGGCGGCGATGGGCGCGGTTCACGTGCTGCTGAGCTAG